The following are encoded together in the Plasmodium vinckei vinckei genome assembly, chromosome: PVVCY_12 genome:
- a CDS encoding UDP-N-acetylglucosamine--dolichyl-phosphate N-acetylglucosaminephosphotransferase, putative, which yields MKSKFANDKIKANATHIYKESIPEIYLFSFLIFYLLIVLYALKDTIYKNIIIFYIGPCVLLFKLSFICIPKFIQFLNQKGLCGIDLNKLTKDKVAEPIGLFPSILYFIFVLFYQILYYNDHKILLEYNAGLLSIIFMTFLGFIDDVLELKWRYKVILPFFASLPLLLCYSGETNIRIPNFLIFIFKKKIINIGFFYYIYIILLSVFCTNTINIYAGINGLEIGQTLIISIFISIHNLIEIILNIKSSDISGLLILKQHFLSIIFTLPFISINLATFAFNFYPSKGFVGNTLTYFCGMFLAVVSIFGHYSKTLILFLVPQFLNFFLSLPQLFNFIPCPRHRLPIIDHKTNKLTHSYNFTLINLILYIFGPLSEYHLVIVLLFFQFATCSIGLFLRYFIDTT from the exons atgaaaagcaAATTTgcaaatgataaaattaagGCCAATGcaacacacatatataaagaaagtATACCAGAGATATATctattttcttttcttatattttatttattaattgtgTTGTATGCATTAAAAGatacaatatataagaatataataattttctacATTGGCCCATGTGTTCTTCTTTTTAAACTATcctttatatgcataccaaagtttatacaatttttgaATCAAAAGG GACTATGCGGTATTgatttaaacaaattaacCAAGGATAAAGTAGCGGAACCAATTGGGCTATTCCCAtcgattttatattttatttttgttttgttcTACCAGattctatattataatgaccataaaatt ttaCTAGAATATAATGCGGGATTGTTGtccattattttcatgACCTTCTTG GGTTTTATAGATGATGTTCTTGAATTAAAATGGAGATATAAAGTCATTTTGCCCTTTTTCg CGAGTCTACCCTTGCTATTATGCTATTCAGGAGAAACAAACATACGAATAccgaattttttaatttttatatttaaaaaaaaaattataaatattggttttttttattatatatacattatattGTTGTCTGTATTTTGTACAAacacaataaatatatatgccg gaATTAACGGATTGGAGATTGGACAAACCTTGATTATTtcgatttttatttctatacACAATTTAATT gaaataatattgaataTTAAAAGTTCTGATATCTCTGGACTACTAATTTTAAAGCagcattttttatcaataatatttacCCTTCCATTTATATCAATAAATTTGGCGACATTtgcttttaatttttatccaTCAAAAGGATTTGTAGGGAATACATTAACCTACTTTTGTGGCATGTTTTTGGCAGTTGTTTCAATATTTGGCCATTATTCCAAaacattaatattatttttagttccacaatttttaaatttttttttatccttaccacaattatttaattttataccCTGTCCAAGACATAGATTACCAATCATAGAtcataaaacaaataaattaacacattcatataattttacattaataaatttaattttatatatatttggcCCTTTATCAGAATATCATTTAgttattgttttattattttttcaatttgcTACTTGCTCCATTGGCTTATTTTTGAGATATTTTATTGACACTACATAG